Proteins encoded by one window of Pseudomonas tructae:
- a CDS encoding aminotransferase class V-fold PLP-dependent enzyme: protein MFQPSPWRADFPAIDALQRQHQTYLDSAATTQKPQILLDALSHYYGHGAANVHRAQHLPGALATQAFERSREKVAGWLNAADPQHIIFTHGATSALNLLAYGLEPLFEAGDEIAISALEHHANLLPWQQLAQRRGLKLVVLPLDSRGLIDLDIALQLIGPRTRVLALSQLSNVLGAWQPLAPLLAHAQAQGALTVVDGAQGVVHGRHDVRQLGCDFYVFSSHKLYGPDGVGVLYGRPEALARLRHWQFGGEMVQIADYHSASFRPAPLGFEAGTPPIASVIGLGASLDYLVGLDTNAVAEHEAGLHRHLLRGLNDREGIRLLGQPHVALASFVVDGVHNADLAHMLTEQGIAVRAGHHCAMPLLKSLGLDGAIRVSLGLYNDSDDLQRFFQALDQALELLR from the coding sequence ATGTTCCAGCCCTCTCCCTGGCGCGCTGACTTTCCAGCCATCGACGCCCTGCAACGGCAGCACCAGACCTACCTGGACAGCGCCGCTACCACGCAAAAACCGCAAATCCTGCTCGATGCCCTGAGCCACTATTACGGCCATGGTGCTGCCAATGTGCACCGTGCCCAGCACTTGCCCGGCGCCCTGGCGACCCAGGCCTTCGAACGTAGCCGAGAAAAAGTCGCCGGCTGGCTGAATGCCGCCGACCCGCAACACATTATCTTCACCCATGGTGCTACCTCGGCCCTGAACCTGCTCGCCTACGGGCTTGAGCCACTGTTCGAGGCTGGTGACGAGATTGCCATCAGCGCCCTGGAGCACCATGCCAACCTGCTGCCCTGGCAACAGCTGGCGCAGCGCCGCGGCCTCAAGCTGGTGGTCCTGCCACTGGACAGTCGCGGCCTGATTGACCTCGACATCGCCCTGCAACTGATTGGCCCGCGTACCCGGGTGCTGGCGCTCAGCCAACTGTCCAACGTGCTCGGCGCCTGGCAGCCGCTGGCGCCGCTGCTGGCCCACGCCCAGGCCCAAGGCGCGTTGACCGTGGTCGATGGGGCCCAGGGGGTGGTCCACGGCCGTCACGATGTGCGGCAACTGGGCTGCGATTTCTATGTGTTTTCCAGCCACAAGCTGTATGGCCCGGACGGTGTCGGCGTGCTCTACGGCCGCCCCGAAGCCCTGGCGCGCCTGCGCCACTGGCAGTTCGGCGGCGAGATGGTGCAGATTGCCGATTACCACAGCGCCAGCTTTCGCCCGGCGCCCCTGGGCTTTGAAGCCGGCACCCCACCCATTGCCAGCGTGATTGGCCTGGGCGCCAGCCTGGACTACCTGGTCGGGCTCGACACCAATGCAGTCGCCGAGCATGAAGCCGGCCTGCACCGCCATCTGCTGCGCGGCCTGAACGATCGCGAAGGTATCCGCCTGCTCGGCCAACCGCACGTGGCCCTGGCCAGCTTCGTGGTCGACGGCGTGCACAACGCTGATCTGGCCCATATGCTCACCGAGCAGGGCATTGCCGTACGCGCCGGTCATCACTGTGCCATGCCGTTGTTGAAAAGCCTCGGCCTGGACGGTGCAATCCGCGTGTCCCTGGGCCTGTACAACGACTCCGACGACCTGCAGCGTTTCTTCCAAGCCCTGGATCAGGCCCTGGAGTTGCTGCGATGA
- the dapD gene encoding 2,3,4,5-tetrahydropyridine-2,6-dicarboxylate N-succinyltransferase encodes MSTTLFSLAFGVGTQNRQGAWLEVFYAQPLVNPAAELVAAIAPVLGYEGGNQAIAFSTSQAAQLAEALKGVDTVQAALLTRLAESNKPLVATLLAEDAALTSTPEAYLKLHLLSHRLVKPHGLNLAGIFPLLPNVAWTSQGAVDLAELAEQQLEARLKGELLEVFSVDKFPKMTDYVVPAGVRIADSARVRLGAYIGEGTTIMHEGFVNFNAGTEGPGMIEGRVSAGVFVGKGSDLGGGCSTMGTLSGGGNIVIKVGEGCLIGANAGIGIPLGDRNTVEAGLYITAGTKVNLLDENNQLVKVVKARDLAGQTDLLFRRNSLNGAVECKTHKSAIELNEALHAHN; translated from the coding sequence ATGTCCACTACCCTGTTCAGCCTGGCCTTCGGTGTCGGCACCCAGAACCGTCAAGGCGCCTGGCTGGAAGTGTTCTACGCGCAACCACTGGTTAACCCGGCTGCCGAACTGGTCGCGGCCATTGCCCCGGTTCTGGGTTATGAAGGCGGCAACCAGGCGATCGCCTTCAGCACCAGCCAGGCCGCCCAACTGGCCGAAGCCCTCAAGGGCGTCGATACCGTGCAAGCCGCACTGCTGACCCGCCTGGCCGAAAGCAACAAGCCACTGGTGGCCACCCTGCTGGCCGAAGACGCCGCCCTGACGTCCACCCCGGAAGCCTACCTGAAGCTGCACCTGCTCTCGCACCGCCTGGTCAAGCCGCACGGCCTGAACCTGGCCGGCATCTTCCCGCTGTTGCCGAATGTGGCCTGGACCAGCCAGGGCGCCGTCGACCTGGCAGAGCTTGCCGAACAGCAACTCGAAGCGCGCCTCAAGGGCGAACTGCTGGAAGTGTTCTCGGTAGACAAGTTCCCGAAGATGACCGACTACGTGGTCCCTGCCGGCGTTCGTATCGCCGACAGCGCCCGCGTGCGCCTGGGCGCCTACATCGGCGAAGGCACCACCATCATGCACGAAGGCTTCGTCAACTTTAACGCCGGCACCGAAGGCCCAGGCATGATCGAAGGCCGCGTTTCGGCGGGCGTCTTCGTCGGCAAGGGCTCGGACCTGGGCGGCGGTTGCTCGACCATGGGCACCCTGTCCGGTGGTGGCAACATCGTGATCAAGGTCGGCGAAGGCTGCCTGATCGGTGCCAACGCCGGTATCGGCATCCCGCTGGGCGATCGCAACACCGTCGAGGCCGGCCTGTACATTACCGCTGGCACCAAGGTGAACCTGCTGGACGAAAACAACCAACTGGTCAAGGTGGTCAAGGCCCGCGACCTGGCCGGCCAGACCGACCTATTGTTCCGCCGCAACTCGCTCAATGGCGCCGTGGAGTGCAAAACCCATAAGTCGGCCATCGAGCTGAACGAAGCGCTGCACGCCCACAACTAA